A stretch of Miscanthus floridulus cultivar M001 chromosome 13, ASM1932011v1, whole genome shotgun sequence DNA encodes these proteins:
- the LOC136501417 gene encoding uncharacterized protein, whose product MRLAAAKPAAISLTERQPIPIHTCSSSSKKSRGDRAWRVAVASGDAEADGAEAPTARAGRRARLSARRRERVPLPDGVSGDGVGEFLRHPDAVESLLNTGELESFAPAGSGPGTFTCGLRRIGLLGFEVAPVLDLRVAPTSTDCTIEMLSCRFEGSEALEQQNEFFSAFMSNHITWSDDAEEPCLDIDVSLEVTLEVYTKPFSMLPLSAVEKPGNLLMQGLLDRLVPMLGEQLLRDYHSWVQLQQQHEAS is encoded by the exons ATGAGGCTCGCCGCAGCCAAGCCTGCAGCCATCTCCCTCACCGAGCGCCAGCCGATCCCCATCCACACATGCAGCTCCAGCTCCAAGAAGAGCCGTGGAGACCGGGCATGGAGGGTCGCAGTGGCAAGCGGCGACGCCGAGGCTGACGGTGCCGAGGCTCCGACGGCGCGAGCAGGGCGGCGGGCCCGGCTGTCGGCGAGGCGGCGGGAGCGCGTCCCGCTGCCGGACGGCGTCTCCGGCGACGGCGTCGGCGAGTTCCTGCGCCACCCGGACGCCGTGGAGTCCCTCCTCAACACCGGCGAGCTCGAGAGCTTCGCGCCCGCGGGGTCCGGTCCCGGCACGTTCACCTGCGGGCTACGCCGCATCGGGCTCCTCGGATTCGAGGTCGCGCCGGTGCTCGACCTCCGCGTCGCCCCGACAAGCACCGACTGCACCATCGAGATGCTGTCGTGCAGG TTTGAGGGTTCAGAAGCACTCGAGCAGCAGAATGAATTCTTTTCAG CGTTTATGAGTAACCATATAACGTGGAGCGACGACGCCGAGGAGCCCTGCCTAGACATCGATGTCAGCTTGGAGGTCACTCTGGAG GTCTACACTAAGCCATTCAGCATGCTTCCACTGTCAGCAGTGGAGAAACCAGGCAACCT TTTGATGCAAGGCCTGCTGGACAGGCTTGTTCCCATGCTGGGAGAGCAGTTGCTGAGGGACTACCATTCCTGGGTTCAGCTTCAGCAGCAACATGAAGCGTCTTGA
- the LOC136500157 gene encoding ethylene-responsive transcription factor ERF016-like produces MTTSGNRTARRGAARRVPAPAGRPQKPSEYTGVRLRQWGRWAAEVRVPGTRQKLWIGTFETDRQAALAYDAAVFCFYGVHLPRRRRFNYPGAPRPDIPAWVRVQLNVASVKAIAQRHARAVDARLPPLMVAATVAAAADGRSSAGEGASALLDDNTDGMDGENLVTRAVDETKLCSIIDAEEVTGESTDVRSTDSWQALNCQVGRRSKIEQISASICVGLNKI; encoded by the coding sequence ATGACGACAAGCGGCAACCGGACGGCGCGGAGGGGGGCGGCGAGGAGAGTGCCGGCGCCGGCTGGGAGGCCGCAGAAGCCGTCGGAGTACACTGGCGTGAGGTTACGGCAGTGGGGCCGGTGGGCGGCGGAGGTCCGCGTGCCGGGCACCCGCCAGAAGCTGTGGATCGGCACCTTCGAGACCGACAGGCAGGCGGCGCTCGCCTACGACGCCGCCGTCTTCTGCTTCTACGGCGTGCACCTGCCCAGGAGGCGCAGGTTCAACTACCCCGGCGCGCCGCGCCCCGACATCCCCGCGTGGGTGCGCGTCCAGCTCAACGTCGCCAGCGTCAAGGCCATCGCGCAGAGGCACGCCCGCGCCGTCGACGCCCGCCTTCCACCGCTGATGGTGGCGGcgacggtggcagcggcggcggatgGTCGTTCTTCTGCCGGTGAAGGTGCATCTGCACTACTTGATGACAACACGGACGGCATGGATGGCGAGAACCTCGTGACAAGAGCTGTTGATGAAACAAAACTATGCTCCATCATCGACGCCGAAGAAGTGACTGGCGAGAGTACTGACGTACGGTCCACGGATAGTTGGCAAGCTCTGAACTGCCAAGTGGGTCGTCGCAGTAAGATAGAGCAAATTTCTGCGTCTATATGTGTGGGTTTGAATAAGATTTAG
- the LOC136500158 gene encoding uncharacterized protein produces MAMAAAGGGGDEGGRHRRDVQWARRKTTVTRGGRGAEGQSGTEKKRVEKRICFHQDGFNPASLAHRNPDPFTFHGLTPAAAALVRSSASAPSLPSSSRSRDRPRRSAGVLAQAASPRGSALLLQVQAHVPPSSSSHLIFWWSHGGAALQAPTADGRGSAPAADGMPDWRFLSNQTCCYLPEIKRSQRHFDVHAFVVPCKWIGRVCRINRRHRTILMLQQITIWL; encoded by the exons atggccatggcggcggcgggaggGGGAGGGGACGAAGGAGGCCGCCACAGGCGCGATGTGCAGTGGGCGAGGAGGAAGACAACTGTCACGCGGGGAGGAAGAGGGGCGGAGGGGCAGTCAGGCACGGAGAAGAAGAGGGTAGAGAAAAGAATATGCTTTCATCAAGA cggatTTAACCCCGCCAGCCTAGCGCACCGTAACCCTGACCCATTCACTTTTCACGGTCTcaccccagccgccgccgctctGGTCCGCAGTTCCGCTTCCGCTCCCTCTCTCCCGTCATCCTCGCGCTCGAGGGATAGGCCACGGAGGTCCGCCGGCGTCCTCGCGCAAGCTGCCAGCCCCCGCGGCAGTGCTCTCTTGCTGCAGGTACAGGCCCACGTGCCGCCCTCGTCGTCTTCGCATCTTATATTCTGGTGGTCACACGGCGGCGCTGCGCTCCAAGCACCAACTGCTGATGGCCGTGGATCTGCTCCTGCAGCCGACGGCATGCCAGATTGGAG ATTCCTGAGCAACCAGACATGCTGCTACCTACCTGAGATCAAGAGATCACAGCG GCATTTTGACGTACATGCATTTGTGGTTCCATGTAAGTGGATCGGCAGAG tgtgcagaatcaatcggcggcatcgaacgatcctcatgcttcagcaaaT AACAATCTGGCTATAG